Proteins from one Chromatiales bacterium 21-64-14 genomic window:
- a CDS encoding type 1 pili tip component: MKVNSLIHRWERASGAPHTRHAYAVRLPIHDAARIAALAEIYPNRTETEIITDLLSAALDELEEALPYVPGSRTVAEDEFGDPLYEDVGPTPRFETLTRKHQERLGSAAGDAQETATGGSGLQPTGN; the protein is encoded by the coding sequence ATGAAGGTCAATAGCCTGATCCACCGCTGGGAGCGCGCGTCTGGCGCGCCCCACACCCGCCACGCCTATGCGGTGCGGCTTCCGATCCACGACGCCGCCCGCATCGCTGCGCTCGCGGAGATATACCCGAACCGCACGGAGACCGAAATCATCACCGACCTGCTGTCCGCCGCCCTGGACGAACTGGAGGAAGCCCTTCCTTACGTTCCCGGCAGCCGCACCGTCGCAGAAGACGAGTTCGGAGATCCCCTCTACGAAGACGTCGGGCCCACACCGCGCTTTGAGACTCTGACCCGCAAGCACCAGGAACGGCTGGGATCCGCAGCCGGTGACGCACAGGAGACCGCTACCGGCGGTTCCGGTCTGCAACCCACCGGGAATTAG
- a CDS encoding NADH-quinone oxidoreductase subunit B (The point of entry for the majority of electrons that traverse the respiratory chain eventually resulting in the reduction of oxygen), which translates to MGVAESVLPALQDRGWAITSVDKLVNWARTGSMWPMTFGLACCAVEMMHAAAARYDMDRFGMVFRPSPRQSDVMIVAGTLVNKMAPALRKVYDQMADPKWVISMGSCANGGGYYHYSYSVVRGCDRIVPVDIYVPGCPPTAEALLYGVLQLQNKIRRTNTIAR; encoded by the coding sequence ATGGGAGTAGCGGAGAGTGTGCTGCCGGCACTGCAGGACCGCGGGTGGGCGATCACTTCCGTGGACAAACTGGTGAATTGGGCACGCACCGGGTCCATGTGGCCCATGACCTTCGGCCTTGCGTGCTGCGCCGTAGAGATGATGCACGCCGCGGCGGCGCGCTATGACATGGATCGTTTCGGCATGGTATTCCGACCCAGTCCCCGCCAATCGGACGTGATGATCGTCGCCGGGACTCTGGTCAATAAGATGGCGCCCGCATTGCGCAAGGTCTACGACCAGATGGCCGATCCGAAATGGGTGATCTCCATGGGCTCCTGCGCCAACGGCGGGGGTTATTACCATTATTCCTATTCGGTGGTGCGAGGCTGCGACCGCATCGTGCCCGTGGACATCTACGTTCCCGGTTGTCCACCCACTGCCGAGGCGCTGCTATACGGTGTTCTGCAGTTGCAGAACAAGATCCGGCGCACTAACACGATCGCCCGCTGA
- a CDS encoding NADH-quinone oxidoreductase subunit C gives MAESIESLAGRLQQRFGDMLERSETAHGEVTIEVSSDRLVELCTALRDEADFAFQQLIDLCGVDYAEYGEAEWISEGATSQGFSRGVLGHDAEIEEARRPERARYAVVYHLLSVLHNVRLRVRTYAVDEAFPVVGSVTGVWNSANWYEREAFDLFGIIFEGHPDLRRILTDYGFVGHPFRKDFPLSGTVEVRYDPEKKRVVYEPVSIEPRVLVPRVIRHDHRYEVRKLETGGAAPDPKIPAR, from the coding sequence ATGGCGGAATCCATCGAGTCACTGGCAGGACGGCTCCAGCAACGCTTTGGCGACATGCTGGAGCGCTCCGAAACGGCCCACGGCGAGGTGACCATCGAGGTCTCCAGCGACCGGCTCGTGGAGCTGTGCACGGCGTTGCGTGACGAGGCGGATTTCGCGTTCCAACAGCTGATTGATCTGTGCGGCGTGGACTACGCGGAGTACGGCGAGGCCGAGTGGATTTCCGAAGGTGCTACCAGCCAGGGGTTCAGCCGCGGGGTCTTGGGGCACGACGCGGAGATTGAGGAGGCCCGGCGCCCGGAGCGCGCGCGCTACGCGGTGGTTTACCATTTGCTTTCCGTTTTACACAATGTGCGCCTGCGTGTCCGCACCTACGCCGTCGATGAGGCGTTTCCCGTAGTCGGCTCGGTCACGGGTGTCTGGAACAGTGCGAACTGGTATGAACGGGAGGCCTTCGACTTGTTCGGTATTATCTTCGAGGGGCACCCTGATCTGCGCCGGATCCTCACCGACTACGGTTTCGTCGGCCATCCGTTCCGCAAGGATTTTCCGCTCAGCGGAACAGTCGAGGTACGTTACGATCCGGAGAAAAAACGGGTGGTGTACGAGCCCGTCAGTATCGAACCTCGGGTATTAGTGCCGCGGGTGATCCGGCATGATCATCGCTACGAGGTACGCAAGCTCGAGACCGGAGGCGCAGCGCCGGACCCGAAGATCCCGGCGCGATAG
- a CDS encoding preprotein translocase subunit SecG yields MHAILLVIHILLVCAMVGLIMLQHGKGADAGAAFGAGASGTVFGARGSSSFLSRTTAILATLFFITSLALAYLSGQQIAPKSVAEQNLPAPVLPQPEKPAGAQSSGGAPSDLPSAPASTVPAQGSGKPGDLPAVPKTPQ; encoded by the coding sequence ATGCATGCCATATTGCTGGTGATCCATATACTGCTGGTGTGCGCCATGGTCGGGTTGATCATGCTGCAGCACGGCAAAGGCGCAGACGCTGGCGCGGCGTTCGGTGCGGGGGCTTCGGGAACCGTGTTCGGGGCGCGCGGCTCGTCGTCATTCTTGTCCCGGACGACGGCGATCCTTGCCACCCTGTTTTTCATTACGAGCCTCGCCCTGGCATACCTCTCGGGCCAGCAGATCGCGCCGAAGAGCGTCGCGGAGCAAAACCTGCCCGCGCCGGTGCTGCCCCAGCCGGAGAAGCCTGCCGGCGCTCAGAGCAGCGGGGGCGCGCCGTCGGACCTCCCCTCGGCGCCGGCCTCCACCGTTCCGGCCCAGGGTAGCGGCAAGCCGGGCGACCTGCCGGCGGTTCCAAAGACGCCGCAGTAG
- a CDS encoding 23S rRNA (uridine(2552)-2'-O)-methyltransferase, protein MARTKSSSRWLKEHHEDPYVRRAQREGFRSRAVYKLQEIQERDRILRPGMTLIDLGAAPGGWSQFAASRVAPAGRVVALDVLPMEPLPGVEVLQGDFRDPEPLGALRRCLAGGAVDLVMSDMAPNISGMRAVDQPRVVYLAELALLLAQEVLRPGGDLLVKLFQGEGFDSYLKELRARFDNVAVRKPKASRSRSAEVYLLARGFKI, encoded by the coding sequence ATGGCGCGCACCAAGAGCAGTAGCCGCTGGCTCAAGGAACACCACGAGGATCCCTATGTGCGCCGCGCACAACGGGAGGGCTTCCGTTCCCGGGCAGTGTACAAGCTCCAGGAGATCCAGGAGCGCGACCGCATCCTGCGCCCGGGGATGACGCTGATTGATTTGGGCGCGGCGCCAGGGGGTTGGTCCCAGTTCGCCGCCAGCCGGGTTGCGCCCGCCGGACGGGTTGTGGCCCTGGACGTCCTTCCCATGGAGCCGCTACCGGGGGTGGAGGTCCTGCAGGGGGATTTTCGCGACCCGGAGCCGCTGGGGGCCCTCCGGCGCTGTTTGGCGGGAGGAGCGGTGGACCTTGTAATGTCCGACATGGCACCCAATATCAGTGGTATGCGCGCTGTCGATCAGCCACGGGTGGTGTACCTCGCGGAGTTGGCCCTGCTGCTTGCCCAGGAGGTGTTGCGCCCGGGCGGGGATCTGCTGGTGAAGCTGTTCCAGGGGGAGGGCTTTGATTCCTACCTGAAGGAATTGCGGGCGCGGTTCGATAACGTGGCGGTGCGCAAGCCGAAGGCGTCCCGTTCGCGGAGTGCCGAGGTCTACCTCCTGGCCCGAGGTTTCAAGATATAG
- a CDS encoding RNA-binding protein, with protein sequence MTLTGRQKQQLFGRAQRLKPVVIVGGAGLNDGVLQEIERALEHHELIKVRVNAADRAGREQLIERICAASGANLVKRVGHVATLFRRNPGHPVVPLS encoded by the coding sequence GTGACACTTACGGGACGACAGAAACAGCAGTTGTTTGGCCGCGCACAGCGGCTCAAACCGGTCGTGATCGTCGGGGGCGCGGGCCTCAACGACGGCGTGCTCCAGGAAATCGAACGCGCCCTGGAACACCATGAACTCATCAAGGTGCGGGTGAACGCCGCCGACCGTGCCGGACGCGAGCAGCTCATCGAACGGATCTGCGCCGCCAGCGGCGCGAACCTGGTGAAACGGGTCGGCCACGTCGCCACCCTGTTCCGGCGCAACCCGGGCCACCCGGTGGTCCCGTTGTCCTGA
- a CDS encoding phosphoglucosamine mutase — protein MTDANLTRPVPVRAEPATKRYFGTDGIRGRVGTFPATAEFVLKLGWAVGRVLGADCGSKVLIGKDTRISGYMFESALEAGLSSAGVDILLSGPMPTPAIAYLTRTLHACAGIVISASHNPYYDNGIKLFSSDGTKFPDELELAIEDALALPFETVDAARLGRAERVADAAGRYIEFCKSTIPHSIDLRGMTVVVDCANGASYHVAPSVFDELGANVIGIGVEPDGLNINAECGATAPQALRDAVLEHQADLGIALDGDGDRLILVDHLGEIVDGDEALYILARFRKERGMLSGAVVGTVMSNLGLEHALRDHGIDFHRTPVGDRYIMEMLQEKDWTLGGESSGHIICLDRSRSGDGIVSALQVLWAMRETGRSLHDIKAGMTKYPQHMVNVRVASNGAPPCMSDGVQDAVRAAESQLAGRGRVLLRPSGTEPLIRVMVEGADAGQVERLARELAQVVERELARSGATPPA, from the coding sequence ATGACGGACGCCAATTTGACGCGCCCCGTACCGGTACGCGCGGAGCCGGCGACGAAGCGTTATTTCGGCACCGATGGGATCCGGGGCCGGGTAGGGACGTTTCCGGCCACTGCGGAGTTCGTGCTGAAGCTGGGTTGGGCCGTGGGGCGAGTGCTGGGGGCGGACTGCGGGAGCAAGGTCCTGATCGGCAAAGATACCCGCATCTCCGGATATATGTTCGAGTCGGCCCTGGAGGCGGGGTTGTCTTCGGCGGGCGTCGATATCCTCCTCTCTGGGCCTATGCCCACGCCGGCGATCGCCTACCTGACCCGCACCCTCCACGCCTGTGCCGGGATCGTGATCAGTGCTTCCCATAACCCTTACTATGATAATGGAATTAAGTTGTTCTCCTCCGACGGCACGAAGTTTCCCGATGAGCTGGAGTTGGCCATCGAGGACGCGCTGGCGCTTCCCTTCGAGACCGTGGACGCGGCCCGGCTGGGGCGCGCCGAGCGCGTGGCCGACGCGGCCGGGCGCTACATCGAATTCTGCAAGAGCACGATCCCCCACAGCATCGACCTGCGGGGTATGACCGTGGTGGTGGACTGTGCCAACGGAGCCAGCTACCACGTCGCCCCCAGCGTATTCGACGAGCTTGGGGCCAATGTGATCGGCATCGGGGTGGAGCCGGATGGTCTGAACATCAACGCCGAATGCGGGGCCACCGCCCCGCAGGCGCTGCGCGACGCGGTCCTCGAACACCAGGCGGACCTGGGGATCGCGCTGGACGGCGATGGTGACCGCCTGATCCTGGTGGACCACCTGGGCGAGATCGTCGACGGCGACGAGGCCCTGTACATCCTCGCGCGGTTCCGCAAGGAGCGCGGGATGCTGAGCGGGGCGGTGGTCGGCACCGTCATGAGCAATCTGGGGCTCGAGCACGCCCTGCGGGATCACGGTATCGATTTTCACCGCACGCCGGTGGGCGACCGCTACATCATGGAGATGCTCCAGGAAAAAGACTGGACCCTGGGCGGCGAATCCTCCGGGCATATCATCTGCCTGGACCGTTCCCGCAGCGGCGACGGCATCGTCTCCGCGCTCCAGGTGCTCTGGGCGATGCGCGAGACCGGCCGCTCTCTGCACGACATCAAGGCCGGCATGACCAAATATCCCCAGCACATGGTGAATGTACGCGTGGCGTCCAATGGCGCGCCGCCCTGCATGTCGGATGGGGTACAGGACGCGGTGCGCGCGGCGGAGTCCCAGCTCGCCGGGCGTGGGCGCGTATTGCTGCGCCCCTCCGGGACCGAGCCCCTGATCCGGGTCATGGTGGAAGGCGCGGACGCCGGCCAAGTGGAGCGCTTGGCCCGGGAGTTGGCCCAGGTGGTGGAGCGGGAGCTGGCCCGCTCCGGCGCCACGCCCCCCGCCTGA
- a CDS encoding protein-L-isoaspartate O-methyltransferase translates to MTSQRTRDRLVQRLREEGIGSAAVLQTLASTPRHLFVDEALASRAYEDNALPIGYGQTISQPYIVARMTEALLADGVPEQVLEVGTGCGYQTAVLADLVPKVYTVERINALLEQARRRLRSLGLRNIRFRHGDGTAGWPENGPYGGILVTAAPEEIPPVLLAQLAEGGRMVIPTGPQGAQQLVIVTRHADGYESRSLAAVSFVPVRGGLD, encoded by the coding sequence ATGACCTCCCAGCGTACCCGGGACCGCCTAGTGCAGCGCCTGCGCGAGGAGGGCATCGGCAGCGCGGCGGTGTTGCAGACCCTGGCCAGTACGCCGCGCCACTTGTTCGTGGACGAGGCGCTGGCGAGTCGCGCCTACGAGGATAACGCACTGCCCATTGGCTATGGCCAGACCATCTCCCAGCCCTACATCGTCGCGCGCATGACCGAAGCCCTGCTCGCCGATGGCGTGCCGGAACAGGTGCTGGAGGTCGGCACCGGTTGCGGTTACCAGACGGCGGTGTTGGCCGATCTGGTTCCCAAGGTCTATACGGTGGAACGGATCAACGCCCTGCTGGAGCAGGCGCGGCGCCGCTTGCGCAGCCTCGGCCTGCGCAACATCCGCTTCCGGCATGGTGACGGTACCGCCGGCTGGCCGGAAAACGGGCCCTACGGCGGGATCCTCGTAACGGCGGCACCTGAGGAGATCCCGCCGGTGTTGCTGGCGCAGCTCGCCGAAGGCGGCCGCATGGTGATTCCCACGGGTCCGCAGGGGGCGCAGCAGCTGGTAATCGTCACGCGCCACGCCGACGGCTACGAGTCGCGCAGTTTGGCTGCGGTGAGCTTCGTGCCGGTGCGGGGGGGGCTCGACTGA
- the hflB gene encoding ATP-dependent metalloprotease (inner membrane metalloprotease; may be involved in degradation of aberrant cytoplasmic and membrane proteins) produces the protein MNDMAKNLILWVIIAIVLMSVFNNFGPKTTPTQSVAYSQFLHDVNNGQVSRVTINGRVIHGTLGSGDKFTSYSPETDNRSMIGDLLKNGVEIQARPPEQQSLLMQIFISWFPMLLLIGVWIFFMRQMQGGGGGRGALSFGKSRARMLSEDQVKVTFADVAGVEEAKDEVAELVEFLRDPSKFQRLGGRIPRGVLMVGSPGTGKTLLAKAIAGEAKVPFFTISGSDFVEMFVGVGASRVRDMFEQAKKHAPCIIFIDEIDAVGRHRGAGLGGGHDEREQTLNQLLVEMDGFEGSEGVIVIAATNRPDVLDPALLRPGRFDRQVVVPLPDVRGREQILKVHMRKVPIADNVNATVIARGTPGFSGADLANLVNEAALFAARANKRVVEMGDFEKSKDKLLMGSERRSMVMSDEEKKLTAYHESGHAIVGRVVPEHDPIHKVSIIPRGRALGVTLFLPEGDRYSFSRRRLESQISSLFGGRLAEELIFGPEFVTTGAQNDIQRATEIARNMVTKWGLSDKLGPLTYSEEDGEVFLGHSVAKHKQVSDETAHAIDEEIRAVVDRNYKRAAQILQDNTDKLHIMAEALMKYETIGSVQIDDIMAGRPPRPPVDWDDSEPKTGQPVDSPVVAVAGPPRADGKIGGPAQQH, from the coding sequence TTGAATGATATGGCGAAAAATCTGATCCTCTGGGTGATCATCGCGATCGTCCTGATGTCGGTGTTCAACAATTTTGGACCGAAGACGACCCCCACCCAGTCGGTGGCCTATTCCCAGTTTCTCCATGATGTGAACAACGGGCAGGTGAGCCGGGTGACCATCAACGGCCGGGTCATCCATGGGACGCTGGGTTCCGGCGACAAATTTACCAGCTACAGCCCGGAGACCGACAACCGGTCCATGATTGGGGATCTCCTCAAGAACGGTGTGGAGATCCAGGCGCGTCCGCCGGAGCAGCAGTCGCTGCTGATGCAGATCTTCATCTCCTGGTTCCCGATGCTGCTGTTGATTGGCGTGTGGATCTTCTTCATGCGCCAGATGCAGGGTGGCGGAGGCGGCCGCGGCGCGCTGTCCTTTGGCAAGAGCCGTGCGCGGATGCTCAGCGAAGATCAGGTGAAAGTCACCTTTGCCGACGTGGCCGGCGTGGAGGAGGCCAAGGATGAGGTGGCGGAGCTGGTGGAATTCCTGCGCGACCCGTCCAAATTCCAGCGCCTGGGCGGCAGGATCCCGCGCGGCGTGCTGATGGTGGGTTCCCCGGGCACCGGCAAGACCCTGCTCGCCAAGGCCATCGCCGGCGAGGCCAAGGTCCCGTTTTTTACCATCTCCGGTTCCGATTTCGTGGAGATGTTCGTGGGCGTGGGCGCCTCGCGGGTGCGCGACATGTTCGAGCAGGCCAAGAAGCACGCCCCGTGCATCATTTTCATCGATGAGATCGATGCCGTGGGCCGGCACCGCGGCGCGGGCCTCGGGGGCGGGCACGACGAGCGCGAACAGACCCTGAACCAGCTGTTGGTGGAGATGGACGGCTTCGAGGGCAGCGAGGGCGTGATCGTCATCGCCGCTACCAACCGCCCCGACGTGCTGGATCCGGCCTTGCTGCGCCCGGGCCGTTTCGACCGCCAGGTGGTGGTTCCGCTGCCGGATGTGCGGGGGCGGGAGCAGATCCTTAAGGTGCACATGCGCAAGGTGCCCATCGCGGACAACGTGAACGCCACGGTGATCGCGCGCGGCACACCGGGGTTCTCCGGCGCCGATCTGGCCAACTTGGTGAACGAGGCCGCGCTGTTCGCCGCGCGTGCCAACAAGCGCGTGGTGGAGATGGGCGACTTCGAGAAATCCAAGGACAAGTTGCTGATGGGCTCCGAGCGCCGCTCCATGGTTATGAGTGACGAGGAGAAAAAGCTCACTGCGTATCACGAATCGGGCCATGCCATCGTGGGCCGCGTGGTGCCGGAGCATGACCCGATTCACAAGGTCAGTATCATTCCGCGGGGCCGGGCGCTGGGTGTCACCCTGTTTCTTCCGGAGGGCGACCGTTACAGTTTCAGCCGGCGTCGGTTGGAGAGCCAGATTTCGAGCCTGTTCGGCGGTCGTCTCGCAGAGGAGTTGATCTTCGGACCGGAGTTCGTGACCACCGGGGCCCAGAACGACATCCAGCGCGCCACCGAGATCGCCCGCAACATGGTGACCAAGTGGGGCCTGTCCGACAAGCTCGGCCCGCTGACCTACAGCGAGGAGGATGGCGAGGTATTCCTGGGCCATTCCGTAGCCAAGCACAAGCAGGTCTCCGACGAAACCGCCCACGCCATCGACGAGGAGATCCGCGCGGTGGTGGATCGGAACTACAAGCGGGCGGCGCAGATCCTCCAGGACAATACGGACAAGCTGCACATCATGGCGGAGGCCCTGATGAAGTATGAGACCATCGGATCAGTGCAGATCGACGACATCATGGCCGGGCGCCCGCCGCGGCCTCCGGTGGATTGGGACGATTCGGAGCCCAAGACCGGGCAACCGGTCGACAGTCCCGTGGTCGCTGTTGCGGGCCCGCCGCGTGCGGACGGCAAGATCGGCGGTCCCGCCCAGCAGCACTGA
- a CDS encoding dihydropteroate synthase, which yields MKLDCAGKPLDLDLPQVVGILNVTPDSFSDGARFMDPEAAVVRGRQLVAEGAAVVDVGAESTRPGAVPVPARVELDRLIPVVEALSAELPVPISVDTSKADVMEAAVAAGAGLINDVYALRLPGALEVVRDLGVPVCLMHMQGTPATMQDRPRYREVVAEVLEFLTQRLTACQRAGIAQERLLVDPGFGFGKTDAHNLLLLKHLEVFRGLGCPILVGLSRKGVLGRVLGRALDARLAGGVAAAALAVWQGASLVRTHDVAATLDAVRWAHAVRSAGTASAG from the coding sequence ATGAAGCTCGACTGCGCCGGCAAACCCCTGGACCTGGATCTACCTCAGGTGGTGGGGATCCTCAACGTCACCCCGGATTCCTTCTCCGATGGGGCGCGGTTCATGGACCCGGAGGCCGCGGTGGTCCGTGGGCGGCAACTGGTGGCAGAGGGTGCCGCGGTGGTCGATGTGGGCGCCGAGTCTACTCGTCCTGGTGCCGTTCCGGTCCCGGCCCGGGTGGAACTGGACCGCCTGATTCCGGTGGTCGAGGCCTTAAGCGCGGAACTGCCGGTGCCGATCTCGGTGGATACCAGCAAGGCAGATGTCATGGAGGCGGCGGTCGCCGCCGGGGCCGGCCTGATCAATGACGTCTATGCCCTGCGCCTGCCGGGGGCCCTGGAGGTCGTCCGGGATCTGGGGGTGCCGGTTTGTCTCATGCATATGCAGGGCACTCCGGCTACCATGCAGGACCGGCCTCGGTACCGGGAGGTCGTGGCCGAAGTGCTAGAATTCCTGACGCAACGGCTCACCGCCTGCCAGCGGGCGGGGATTGCGCAGGAACGGTTGCTGGTGGACCCCGGTTTCGGTTTCGGCAAGACCGACGCCCACAACCTGCTGCTGCTCAAGCACCTGGAGGTGTTTCGGGGGCTGGGTTGCCCGATCCTGGTGGGCCTGTCGCGCAAAGGGGTCTTGGGCCGAGTCCTGGGGCGTGCCCTGGATGCGCGGCTGGCAGGTGGCGTGGCGGCCGCGGCCCTGGCAGTCTGGCAGGGCGCGTCCTTGGTGCGCACCCACGACGTGGCGGCTACTTTGGATGCGGTTCGGTGGGCCCACGCGGTGCGCAGCGCCGGAACGGCGTCCGCCGGGTGA
- a CDS encoding RNA polymerase sigma factor RpoS, translating into MHRHGTSDDWRDEQDPGGPGGDAPAASSDDPSSDALAAAEEDASGDSLPAPAPESYAATDATQLYLSRIGFSPLLTAPEEVHFSRLAQRGDEPARQRMIESNLRLVVKIAKRYMNRGLPLLDLIEEGNLGLIHAVEKFDPERGFRFSTYATWWIRQGIERALMNQTRTIRLPIHVVKEINLYLRAARHLSQRLDREPTPQEIADLLDRPAAEVQRMLGLNERTASVDSRVSDDVERSLLDTIPDENNPDPSELVEDQDVLVNLDLWMRELDERQQEVVKRRFGLLGYEKTTLEHVGREIGLTRERVRQIELEALQRLRQILERAGISPELLR; encoded by the coding sequence ATGCATCGTCACGGTACATCGGACGACTGGCGGGACGAACAAGACCCCGGCGGGCCTGGTGGCGACGCACCGGCGGCGTCCTCGGACGACCCCTCCTCCGATGCTCTCGCCGCCGCCGAGGAAGATGCGAGCGGCGATTCCCTTCCAGCCCCTGCCCCCGAGTCATACGCGGCGACCGACGCCACTCAGCTTTATCTCAGCAGGATCGGGTTCTCGCCCCTGCTCACCGCTCCGGAAGAAGTGCATTTTTCGCGCCTTGCGCAACGCGGCGACGAGCCTGCGCGGCAGCGCATGATCGAGAGCAACCTGCGCCTAGTGGTGAAAATCGCCAAGCGCTACATGAACCGCGGTTTGCCCCTGCTGGATCTCATCGAAGAGGGCAACCTCGGGCTGATCCACGCGGTAGAGAAATTCGACCCGGAGCGCGGGTTCCGCTTCTCTACCTATGCCACCTGGTGGATCCGCCAGGGCATCGAGCGGGCATTGATGAACCAGACCCGCACCATCCGTCTACCCATCCATGTGGTCAAGGAAATAAATCTCTACCTGCGCGCCGCACGCCACCTGAGCCAACGCCTGGACCGGGAGCCAACGCCCCAGGAGATCGCCGATCTGCTCGACCGGCCCGCCGCCGAGGTGCAACGGATGCTTGGGCTCAACGAACGCACCGCGTCCGTGGATTCCCGGGTCAGCGATGACGTGGAGCGTTCTCTCCTGGATACCATCCCTGACGAGAACAATCCGGACCCGAGCGAACTGGTGGAAGATCAGGACGTGCTGGTCAACCTGGATCTGTGGATGCGGGAACTCGACGAGCGGCAGCAGGAAGTGGTGAAGCGCCGTTTCGGTTTGTTGGGCTACGAGAAAACCACCCTGGAGCACGTCGGCAGGGAGATCGGCCTGACGCGCGAGCGCGTACGCCAGATCGAGCTGGAGGCCCTCCAACGCCTGCGCCAGATTCTGGAGCGCGCGGGGATATCCCCGGAGTTGTTGCGTTAA
- a CDS encoding triose-phosphate isomerase, whose protein sequence is MRRRLVAGNWKLNGTRAGIAALTGGIKAGLGSVGDTEVAVCPTFVHLPRVADLLQGTPVAWGAQDLCDQDEGAYTGEVSGPMLAELGCTYVIVGHSERRNLYGEDDAVVARKFVAARRAGLLPILCVGELLEEREAGVTEQVVARQLTAVLDLAGVGELAHGVIAYEPVWAIGTGKTASPAQAQEVHAFIRGTIAARDDTIAGRLRLLYGGSVKGSNAAELFAMPDIDGGLIGGASLKVEEFLAICAAAR, encoded by the coding sequence ATGCGACGAAGGCTGGTGGCCGGGAACTGGAAGCTGAATGGGACGCGGGCGGGCATCGCGGCGCTGACGGGTGGAATCAAGGCCGGCCTGGGGTCTGTCGGGGATACTGAGGTCGCGGTGTGTCCGACCTTTGTGCACCTGCCCAGGGTCGCGGACCTGCTGCAGGGTACACCGGTGGCCTGGGGTGCGCAGGATCTGTGCGACCAGGACGAAGGGGCCTACACCGGCGAAGTCTCGGGGCCCATGCTGGCCGAGCTGGGCTGCACCTACGTGATCGTGGGCCACTCTGAGCGGCGCAATCTCTACGGCGAAGATGATGCCGTTGTGGCACGCAAGTTCGTGGCCGCTCGGCGTGCCGGCCTGCTGCCGATCCTGTGCGTCGGCGAACTCCTGGAAGAACGCGAGGCCGGTGTGACCGAACAGGTGGTGGCGCGCCAACTGACCGCAGTCCTGGACTTGGCAGGGGTCGGGGAACTGGCCCATGGGGTGATCGCCTACGAGCCGGTCTGGGCCATCGGCACGGGCAAGACCGCAAGCCCGGCGCAGGCCCAGGAGGTGCATGCCTTCATCCGCGGGACGATCGCGGCGCGGGATGATACAATCGCCGGGCGCCTGCGCCTGCTCTACGGTGGCAGCGTGAAGGGTTCCAATGCCGCTGAGTTGTTCGCCATGCCTGACATCGACGGCGGGTTGATCGGCGGCGCATCCCTGAAGGTTGAAGAATTTCTCGCGATCTGCGCGGCCGCCCGCTGA
- a CDS encoding NADH-quinone oxidoreductase subunit A — translation MLENYLPILIFIAIGLLVGTIAITAGFILGPRKPDSAKLSAYECGFEAFEDSRMKFDVRYYLVAILFIIFDLEIAFLFPWAIVLHRIGLFGFMAMAMFLGILVIGFIYEWKKGALEWE, via the coding sequence ATGCTGGAGAATTATCTACCGATTCTGATTTTCATCGCGATCGGCCTCCTGGTCGGCACCATCGCGATTACCGCCGGTTTTATCCTCGGCCCTCGCAAGCCTGATTCCGCCAAGTTGTCCGCGTACGAGTGCGGCTTCGAGGCCTTCGAAGACTCCCGCATGAAGTTCGATGTTCGCTACTATCTGGTGGCGATTCTGTTCATCATCTTCGATCTTGAAATCGCGTTTCTGTTCCCCTGGGCCATCGTTTTGCACCGAATCGGCCTGTTCGGGTTCATGGCCATGGCCATGTTCCTGGGCATCCTGGTGATCGGGTTCATCTACGAATGGAAGAAGGGGGCCCTGGAATGGGAGTAG